In the genome of Dama dama isolate Ldn47 chromosome 33, ASM3311817v1, whole genome shotgun sequence, the window GTGTTATTAACATTCAAAGTGTTTCAGCAAACAACCTCTTCAGTATGAGATTGAAACTGTCAATCAGTGAAAATGcacaaagcaaaaacacccaCAATTATACCACAGGAACATCCAAGTGCAGAGAAAATGCTCTACTTATCTTAGGTACTTTGCAAGGGAAATAATCCTCATTATATTTTCTACCACCTGTCCAAAAAATGCAACCTCCATCACTGTGAGACATCCCTCAAAGGCGTTAGCCATGCTGTTTCTTGACTATAATCATTCCCCAAACAAGGTACAAATCCTGTAATACATGGAGACTTTGCTAATGACACCCAGTCATCACCTACTTAACACTATTCTCACCTCTTCCTAGGATCCATTGTTTTTAAGTGCTATTTATTCCTTTTTGCTGATCCTTTATGTGAATGTGTCCTCTTTCCTTTGGACTAAATCAATAGAATTTTTTAGGCCTGTTGGTATGTTACCAATGTCCTAGAAGCCAGAAAGCTTTATCCCTTTTGTTTCAGAGTTTTCTACACTAGTTAACTTATTTTTTCAGATCCTGCTGTACTGATCTCTCTCTGCCGTCTTCTTACCTGCCTTGAGGCGTATTCATTATTCTGCATCATCCATTGAATGCAGTGACTTCTGTGTAATATCTTAATGGCCCCCAGGGGGCACTGAAACATCAAGTGTGGTATTTGCCGGGCTAAGAGCGAGAACTGTGGGATGGTTCAACTAGGCCCCTGTGGCTCAGAGGACCTCACCCCATGTGACTTTCATCCTGACACACGAAACCaatgtctttattttctaatCCACTAACATAACAATGTGCCGTCAGTCTGGGTCAGCTTGAGTGTGTGCCTGCTCAGAACCTGCTTTTAAGGGTTCTATGGGTATTTATACATCTTTTAAGGCTTTAATAAAAGTGACTTTTTACACATTTTAACTTGAACTAAAACATGCTTATCATTAGCAGTCTAAATCTTTCTCTGAGGTTAAGCCTCTTCCTAGAGCAGAGTTTCTCCAACTTGCTCCTTGAGACACTAGTTTCTTAAGATGTTAATATGTATGTGGGAAACTAGGTTAAATGAAGTTAATTAAAGCTTACAGTAAGGAGCAACTGCAGGATTTTACATAGCCATTAATATGCTCAGAACTAGTATGTATCTTACAGAGAAGAGAATATGGCTTCCCTAATTTATTATTCCCTTGGAATCCTTCTTGGTGGAATATTTATTAAGCAATCTTGAACCAATATTCCCTGGAACACAACTTAGAAAATTTCATGCTGGAGTTAGGATTATTCCATGGGAAGGGAGTATGGGATCAGCTATTTTCATGGTTTAACAAAAACTGCTGGCAGCTGTCAATTTTCAGAGTGAGGGAAAGTATCTTCTTTGAAACTCAGCCCTGTAATATCCGTCCCAGTGGTGGtgggttagttgctaagttgtgtccaactcttgtgatcccatggactgtagcctaccaggttcttccgtccatgggattttccaggcaagaatactggaatggattgccatttcctcctccaggggttcttcctgaccagggatcgaacccaggtttccagcattgcaggagattctttatcactgagccaccagggatgcccccatATTCATCCTAGGtgataaattaaaaaactctCTTTTACTTTTTGACAGGTCACTAGGGTTTGTAAAAAGGCAAGAGAAGCCCTTACTTAGCACATGCCATTGGGGTTGTTTTCCAACCAGGGCCCATAAGCAGAGGCCAGTACGGACCCTGAAGAAAGACTGTCAGATGagaatcctggttctgccactgtCTAGCTGGGTCACCTTGGGGAAAGTATTTAAtgtctctgtacctcagttcccTTATCTATAGTAACACTACTGATCACATCAGGATATCTGATGAATAAAGGAGATAATACAGACAAAGTACTTAGTTTAGTCCTTGCTGCATGGTAAGTACTGAATAAATGTTGATTATTAGTTTTCCTGGAGTGACTCTGGGCCTGGAGAAAGGCTTGGTTCCTTCCTAAATGTGCAGCGGATGCTTCCTTCCGGCTgaagggctggggcagggagctggggctgggggtggggcaagCTCTGAGTTCCACGGGGCTCTAAGGCCCTCAGATGGCAGGCGATTTTAGGGTAGATGACGCTGGTCTTGTTCACTGTTGCAGCTCTAAGAGAGTACTTGACAGAGCAGGAGacctcaaaacattaaaaaaataatgaataaatgactaTAGATGACTGAGTAGGAAGCAGTCTTTTATGCCTTGATAAAATTATACCCCAAGAAAGGGTGATTTAGtttactgaaaaagaaatagaaaagtttaTAGAAACCCTCTTCTGAagctatgtctgtttttgtgttaGATGCATCATGATGAGAACCATTTTGGTTTTCAGGCCATTATTCTTAAACATTTACAAGTATTATAATTGATGAAACAGGTCTTCCAGGCTTACATGTTATTTCTGTAGAATCTCAGACTGCCTGTGAGCAGAAGTGTTGGCACCCTGAGATGACTCAGCTGCAAGTAGAGACCAAGAAATGGGAACACTGACAGGAAATCTCACAGTCAATCATGAGATGAACTAAGGAAAGTACCTGGTATTCCTGACTTTTAGTCTCATTTAAAAACCACTTTTCCATGCCTTCACCAGCAAAAGTTTTAGAAGAgtagataaaaaagaaaagaaaccatttgCACCTGGGATGCAGGGTGGGAAGCCCTGCACCCAAGTAAAGATACAAATGACCATACCATGATTGCATGGCAAGGAAATATACCAGGAACTGGAGGCTATTCAAGAGAGTGAATTTATAAGACACCTCTGAAGGGACAAAGATGTACTATTTCATATAAATTAGTTGCCTtagatacaaataaaaatacatattggtCAATATATAGGAGCCATTTCAATCCAATTGATTCACAAAAGCACCTCTTTTTCAAGTCTCTGCCTGCTTGACCAGAAATATAAGCTTATTATtcaaatgaagaaatggaaatatagcAAGAAATCATAGGCTCTTAAGTCAGACTTAGGATCTagctttaccactgggaagctgtgtgactttgggtaaatCAGTTCTCCATGCTACCTTTGCTTTCCTCATTAGTAAAATAGGGTTAATCCTATCTGCCCCACATAACTGCTGTAAGAATTAAAAACTGTATGCAAGAATGTTcctatagtagatgctcaatacatacatacatatataaatacataaaaagtaaatacataatCTATGTTTACATGAGTAAATTTAtaaacatgaatatatatatatatatagagagagagaaaggtggaTTGTTCTGTGGAAAAGTTAGGAGATGGGGGGACAAAAGAATATCTATGCTGTAGAGAGCAGACctgtggttaccaagggggagagggggtgagggagggacaggatgggagtttggggttagtagatgcaaactattatatacaaaatggataaacaagacgatcctagtgtatagcacaggggacaatattcaatatcatgtgataaattttagaaaataatatctatgctctaagaatttatatataatatttttgggTGCATGCTAGATGAAAAAAATTTGTTCTATTCCTCTGGACACAGAAAGGGACTTTAGGCAGCCCTCAGCCAAGCGTTCCTATTGGTATCAAAGAAACAGCACTTTCTTTTCCGTGAGACAGTCTACaactctcccttcttccttcaatCTGCCTGGCTTTGCAAAACCTGGGCTTCTCTCATTTCACACCCTTGACTGGCAATCTGCATCAGGGGTAGACATTCTTACTTTGTACTCCTTGTGCTCTACCCCCATTCTCTGGGCCCTTTTGCCCacatttccttcttcttcctcttgggagCAATTCTTTCTCATCTGGCTCCCTGGAAAATAGTGCCTATCTTAGGACCCTCCATAGCATCCTTTCCTAGAATTTAACCCTCAGTTGTAGAGGCACCACTATTTGCCATGGGTAGAAAAGAGTAAACAGTATTACTGAATGAGTCAGTCAGTAAGGGTGCAAACCACACCAAACCACGTCTGATGTCAACCCCAGAAGGGTTTAGAGCACTTTAGAAGGTATGGTCTGATTTCTGCTTTCTCTCCAGCTCCCAGCATAATGTCTGGTACAGAGTTAGTGCTCAATGTATATTGgcgggaagaaaggaagggagggagtttTTAACGGAATGTAATCCCATTAAGATAGATCAGTTTGAACTTTTTCGTCCTCACCTGGCACCTAATGCATGTGCACTGCATTTACTGAGGCCCATAAgcattttattgagcacctgctgtttaCATTGCGGGGCTAACCCCCAAGACTCACTGACAAATGTGGTCATGTCAGTGTCTATATTTCGTAAGCTTCAGCCAGAGGCTTTTCTAAAATAACTGATAggtataaaaacaaaagtaatataCACATTTTCCTACAATTAGACTCCACAAGAAAAACTCAGAGAATTGGGAGCCAGAGCTAGAGCATCACTCCTTTCTGTACCGGCCACACAGAGAAGAAAGGCAGTTGTGGGAAAAGGAGGCTTGGGTTCCGGCTCCAGCTGTGTCACTTGTTCCCTGAGCCGGGCTACACATGCCGCTTAACCTTCTCTCTGCTGCGGTTTCATTAGTTATAAAAAGGGAGGACTGGACGTGATTCTCTAAGGATTCTTTCTGATTGGAAATTCTATGTTTGTGGGCCACCAAAAATAGTTTTGATCAAACTATTTTATTTGATGGTTCTAAAGGTCAAAAGTGCCTGAAAGGATTAAACAAGGCAAATTATTCTGGATATAAAATAGGTAGTGTTAATGTACTCaagaaatcaattttaaaaattagcttagTACTTAGGAAGTACTGTATCCACAGTGGGGACTCTGTGAGGCAGGGAAGAGTAGACCCCACTTCCCTACACCACATTGTCACTAAAAGATTTTAACCATAAAACAGGTCTACAATAGTTAACATTTCAAGACCTGACATTAATAAAGTTTAATAGTagaattgccattttctcctttaaaataacTAAgactaacaaagagaaaaagatgggTAAAATAGTTGAAAAGATTATGGATTTTGACAGAGACCTGGAATCTTTCTCAACCACTAGATGGACTTTCTAAAACTGGAAAGTGAGATCCTTGAAATGAAGAATTCACTGTATAGTTTTAACAGCACCCTGCACACAGCAAAAGATAGGATAGATTAACTTAAAAACAGGTCAACAGAAAATATACAAACTAAAgcatagaaataaaaggaaatggaaaaaacaGAGTATAAGACACATGTGGGACAccaaggaaaaaaatctaatttgtATGTCACTGGAGACCCAGGAATAGAAGAAAGGGacagaatatggcagaagtgatCTTTGAAAATTAATGGCCAAGAAATCCTCAAAGCTGATGAAAACATCAAACCACAGAGTTAAGAAACTCAGCAAATCTCCCAAACCTCTCTTtacttaaatacaaagaaaaccaccACCATTTTGAACATCGAGTCAAACTACTAAAACCCAGATAGAAAAGTAAGGTGGTTCGTATCATTTACCTAGTCATAAGTATCCAGGGGTTTCTCTGCTCCCTCAGAGAGAAAGCCAAGGTCCTTAAGCTATAGAGGGATGCTCTGCAGTCTGCACGGTCCCTGACCTGTTAGCTCTCCAACCTCATCTCCTATCACATGTCCCCTGGCTTAATCTGCTCCGTTTCTGCTGCCTTCCTTGCTGTTCCCGGTCAGGCATGCTCATCTATTGGATATTTGCTATTAGTCCTGCCTGGAACACACTTTCTTCAGATGACAGGACTCATTTCCACAACTTTTTCAAGGGTTTCCCCCTAGTCTTCCAGTGAGCCTTCCTGGACAGTCTTACTTAAAACTGCTTTGCTTCCTCCCATAGCTTTCTActccttcttcccttttcctgCATAGCACCTATTATCTATGACATGCTAATTAAATGTTTGTTGTCTGACACTAGATTAAGTGTGGGATTATTTGCCCAATGCCTAAACAGCGGCACTGGCACacaatttttacaatttttattcaggtttccccagtggctcagtggtaaagaatccatttgcaattcAGAaacataggagacgtgggttcgatccctgggtcaggaagatcccctggaggaggaaatggcaacccactacagtattctcgcctgaaaaatcccatggacagaggagcctggcaggtaggTAActcaaatatttgtggaataactGCATGCTAAAGAAGGCttctgaagtcactcagtcgtgtccgactctttgcgaccccatggactgtagcccaccaggctcctccatccacgggcgcacaaagagtcggacacgactgagcgacttcacttctaaGGAAGGCTTGTTTTACTACATGACATTTCTTTGAAACTAAAGACATATGTTACTAACCCATTGTCATGAAGCTAATGATTTTGACATACCTTCTAATGGCATCCTTGTCAGTTTATCCCACTCAAAGTTACTCTAGAACTCTAACTTAAATTAGTCCTTATACCAATTTTTACTATCAAGGATTCACTGAGACACTATGAGGGAATTCACTAGCTGTATGATAATCAAACCATCTTACATATTAGGGAGTGTATTTAGAAACAAAGAGAAGACTGGGAAAAGAGAAGTATTTTGTACTTACTCATCTGACATAATTTTTTTGCCAGATGGTAGTCGTGGCCCATTTCTGCTCTCAGGAACTGGAAAACATTAAGAAATTCTTCAGCTGTGCAGTTTTACAGAGAATTTAAATGTCAGTTATAAACTCCCTAGAAAATATTCCATTAATGATTAACTCTTTTGCTTTTAACTTTTACACATGTTTTTCCAGGAGTGAGTCTGTAATCGATCAGTTAGTGAAGAATATTTAAGCACTTCTAATGGCAGGGCCACAGAGCAAGTATCTCACCTCTGTTTTACCACAGCCACACTGTGCACACACTACTGAACAATCTGAGAATACTTTGATTCAACTGGCAAAGACACGAACACTTTAATATCCCTTACGTTCAGATACAGCTTTTATTAGTCCATAATTATATGTATGCATAATTACATGCAtaattattcatccataaaagtGAACTTAGTCCATAATTATATGACAATACAATTatgtattttcaatattttccaatATTGATTGTTCTTACCgcatctgtttttccttttactattttattgtatttttttggtataaagtaacatattaaaaagttttttttaattgaaggataattgctttacagaattttgtggttttctgtcatacattgaaaaaaatcggccataggtatatccctccctcccaggcttccttcccacatccctccccaccccacccttcagcctgtcatagagcccctgtttgagtttcctgagtaatacagcaaattcccattggctatctgttttacatatagtattgtaaatttctatgttactctctcaatacatctccccttctccctcctctcctcctaccTCATCCAtaggtctgttttctatgtctgtttctccattgctgctctgaaaataaattcatcagtgccatctcttcagattccatatatatgtgtcagtatatgatatttatattttgctttctgacttcttcactctgtataataggctctagttttctccacctcattagaagattcaaatgtgttctttttatggctgagtagtattccattgtatatatgtgccacagctgctttatccattcatctatcaatggacatcgaggttgcttccatgttctagctattgtaaagagtgctgcagtgaacactggggcacatgtgtctttttcagttttgatttcctcaggatatatgcctaggagtgggattgctgggtcatatggtggttttattcccagctttttaaggagtctctccataccgtcttccgtagtggctgtattagtttacattcccaccagcaatgcaagactgttcccttttctccacaccctctccagcatttattatttgtagtctttttggtgatggccattctgactggtgtgaggtggtatctcactgtagttttgatttgcatttctctgataatgagtgatgttgagcatctcttcatgtgcctgttagccatctgtatgtcttttttggagaaatgtctcctcaggtccctttcccactttggttgcttgcttttctgatattgagttgtataagctgcttgtatattttggaaattaattctttatcagttgtttcccttgctattattttctcccattctgagggttgtcttttcacttcgtTTGtagtttcccttgctgtgcaaaagcttttaagtttaattaggttccacctgtttatttttgcttttctttccattactctagaaggtgggtcatgGAAGATCTTGCTTTATGTccctgagtgttctgcctatgttcttctctaacagtttaatagtttctggtcttacatttaggtctaacccattttgaatttatctttgtgtatggtgttaggtagtgatgtgatttcattcttttgcacggagctgtccagttttcccagcaccacttattgaagaggctgtctttgccccattgtatattcttgcctcttttgtcaaaaataaggtacccataggtgtgtgtgtttatctctGGGATCTCTATCtcgttccattggtctgtatttctgtttttgtaacacatatttttctatgtgttataaatttttttcttttcttatttattggggtatagttgctttacaatgttaaaCAAACTGCTATACAACAaactgaatcagttatatgtatacatatatccccttcctcttggaccGCCCTCCACCTcttcatcccatcccatcccatccctctaggtcaccacagagcaccaggctgagctctgtGTGATGTACAGTAGGTTCCCACTAGCCATATGTCTTATGCatggtagtatgtatatgtcaattccagcCTCCCAATTCACCCCAACCCCTcttcctcactgtgtccacaggtccGTTCTCTGCATCTGCagctctattcctgccctgcaaataggttcatctgttgCATGTAGGAAATTTAAATGCTAAATAAACACACCCTGTCCCCAGTTAAACAGCATCTGTATTTTTACCAtccagagaattttttttctagataattttatttattttggggggctgtgttgggtctttgttgctacacgagcttttctctagttgtagtgagtggaggctactctctagctgcggtgcgcgggcttctcattgcgacaGCTCTTGTTGGCTGGTCACAGGCTCTATAGAgcgtgggcctcagtagttgtggcacgtgggctaaGTAATTGCGGCACATggactctagagctcaggctcaagagttgtggtgcaccggcttagctgctctatggcatgtgggatcttcctggaccagggattgaacctgtgtctcctgcaacagcaggtggcttctttatcactaagccaccagggaagcccacagagatGTTTGTTTTAAACATCTCCATGTACatcattttagtattttttttccataaaggaacacatatatatttacaaaaactAAGATTATTCAGTAACTTATAAAAAATATACCACATATCATGATCATCTTCTCCCCATGGAATTAAAcattattacatatttttttacTTACTTAGGCTCCCTAATTGACCAATCTTCCATTATTATTTGGatagcttttattaaaaaaaaggacaCTAGACTTGGGGGACTGTTCTTGCTTATGTGTGACATTCTGAACTATTTACATGTACACTAGGCTTACATGTAGGAATTCATTTGGTAAACAAATCAAGAAGGCAGTCCTGGCATAGGAAACAGCATTGGCAAAACATAGGAAACAGCAAAAGCATGGAGGCCCGAAATGTCACATGCAAAAACTGTTCACAAATGTTTACTGATAATTCTATGGAGGACAAAAGTTTTACCTCACATGTTGTGGTATCAGAGTCTAACTTTTATTAATATTACACAACTTCACGTATACAGTGCATTTTCATTTCCCCCCTTCTCATCCTTTGTATTATTGTTGTCACATGTTTTACTTGTACATAGTGGGTCCCTTGTTTTATCTGGGCTATAATTATACCTATGTTAGACCACCCAATAGTCTCCCCAAAGTCACTGATGGCCCTTTGTTtccctatgtattttatttgagAAATTTCTAAGGCTATGTGTTCAAGTTCATGGTTTCTTCTCTGCTGTTACAATCTGTCCCCCTTCTTACACCCTCTGTACGTGTGATATACATACAATGCTATGTCCTATGCCAGGAATGCCATTTTGTTTACCAAATGAGCTCCTACATGTCCCTCCTCCTTTCACTTTCTAAGATTCCACTCTTGTCTTTTCCTCTTAATCCTTCCTTTACCCCCTTGTTTCTCCTGCTTCATTTCTCAATTACAGGACTGCCTGTTCCCAGAGAATTTTATGAACATCTCTACTGGCACATATTATAAATTGCATTAGATAACATAGTGTTTGTTAGTTCTCAAGGGTAAAGACATGTCTTTCTTATTTATCTCTAAATATCCCAAGTAACTAGCATGGTACCCAGTAAGTAGAAAGTTTTTCTAAAAGAGGTCTTTAGAGAGTTTTATGACAAAACTTCTCTTATGCCTGTTTCTGGCTTTACCAGCATAATCTGAGTCACTGCCAGAATATTCTCTCATCTCTACCCTCATGAAAGTAGTAACAAAGATGAGTAATCAGGTAAGCATCTGTGTGTGGGCAAggatattttaactatttttttagtcttcaaggctatatactatttagctattttaatatttttaagttttttgagtTATAGAAGCAAAACTTACTTCTGTCATTAACTCTAATGGGGCATGAGTATCCTTATTAGGGTTGCTGTCTTCCTCCTTATCTTCATCACTGGTATCCTCACCATCATCATCTGTTGATTCAGACAACTTATCATCGATATCCTCAGGGCAATGTTCATTATTTTTCTCCCGCTCTGCAATGACTACATTTTTGCTCATTTCAcctaaaacaatatatataatttagtaaatattgaaacatattcataaatttaaaatggtCACTCTTAAATTATAATGTAGCAAGTGCACATGTTACTATGTGTTCTCctgtcctggattttttttttttcatgactaAACAGCACTGCAATAAACTTACCTGATTTCCATTTCcccaaaaaaggtaaaaaaactgctaagtgaaagaggaaaatatacAAACTGATAATACTGAGCTGATGTTAGTGTTAACTGTTTGGTGCTTGAAACTGTAATAAATGGAAACCGTTTTGTTTATAAAGAatacaattttaagaaaaaaattcttttatccatagaaatatatttcttaaattattcttataggaatataaatgtaaaataaagacCTTGGGAAGTAAAAGTAAGACTAGAGAGGCTGAAACGTAATTCTTCTTAGGCAGATAGTCACTGTGTGGATACTTGAGAATAAAATTGTCCCTCtccctggacacacacacacacacacacacacaaatcagatATATGTAAAGTGTTCTAGATATGACCAGAGGTTATATAACATTATTAATGATTTTTCTTAATGTCAACTCATagataactgaaaaataaaacataagcaCTACTTTGACTACCCATTCAATGTGTGGCGCTGTACTGAGCCCCATGAACACTAAAATGTACATCATTCATCTCAGGGTACTCACACTCTAACTGGGAAGTCAGAAACATAATGGATAACTGTAAAACAATATGGCAGTCCAGTGAGAGAGACGTGTACCGGGTACATGAGACAACACAGGAGAGAGGAGACACCCATTCCGGTCTGAATGGATCAGTTTTTCCAAGGAGAGGGGACAGCATGAACCAGTACACAAACAATGTGTGTGGAGCTAACACTTTGATGTGCTTATTATGGGTCAAAGTTGAGACTGAAATGGTGACAGATGTGGCCAGAGGGGTACAAGCTGGATAATGGATTCTAGTGGGCCAGGAGTCTTGGAGTCAGAACTTTATCCTAAGAATGAAGGGGCTAGTCATGAAAGATTTAAGTAGGGAAACAAGTatgataaatttttaatttctgaaggAACTTTTGGAGAGCAGGGTAGAAACTGTATTTGAgggcagactgaaaaaaaaaaaaaaaaaagacaaaaagagcaGGGAGAGAGgtggttaggaaaaaaaaaccacctttaAAAAGTCCAGGTAACATTCTGGAAGGGGAGTGAGATGGGGAAACCATAAAATCTTTCAGTCTTTTGTCATTACCCTCAGAAAGGCTGTGACAAAATGAAATACCTTCACATTTTCTCAAGTCTTATAGGAGTCAGAGATGTTTGAAGATTCCAGGATTCTGTACGGATTCCCAGCAGTAACTTTACTGAATAAAACTGTGGAAGAGGGAACTTGCGGAGTCCCACCTCTTactttgtttattttgcattcaGAGGCCCTGTGGGCTGTTAAAAAGCCAGCTCAAAATGAATTCTAATAATGGGAATTTTCTAAGCAGTTTGCAGACTGCATTTACTGACAACTCACAATAGCACTTGCTGTTTGACTACAAATATGCCAAAAGACAgcaaaaactagaaaatattatTCTCAGGAACAAAATCCCCAAACAGACTCAATGGTTGTGTATATAAGTGTGTATGTCTTGCTCTTCGTCTAAATTGGGGAAGACAATCTTACATATTGGTTAAGAAGAAAAGTTGTTTCCTGAAATTCATTAACTAACTAAATTATGCTTATTCTTAGAAAATACATGTTGACTTAGGGTAAAGGATCATGAGATCTTTACCCCTTAAATCAACAGTTGCTTGTATATGAAGGGTTACTGGAGTATTTATACTATTTCTGCTCATTTCTATAagctgaaatatttcaaaagaaaacatttaaaaaaaagtccaggTGAAAAAGATGGTTGATAGCACACTGTTAAAACAGGGATAGAGGAGGAGAGATATTAGAGAAATATTTAAGAGGTAAAATCTCCATGGCAGACATTTTCCGAATTTTAGTAATTCTTATAACACTTTATCCATTTTGCCATATGAAAGTAAGCTATACTATTTACTTAGTATCTTTTTTTACTCTCCCTTTTTAACTTAGGAAATTTTGCTAGATCATAAAAATTATTGGGaagcagtggttaagattccgtactgccaatgcagagggcacaggttggaatcctggtcagaaaactaagatcccacatgtcatgctGTCTGACCAAAAgataacaaaagtaaataaaaaatttaaaaaattatacccaAAATTGACAGAGGTATTAATAAAAGATAGAACAATCACAGCAAATATTATGTCATTACTCTTCTGAATActacatattaaattatttaattctgtCAACATCTCAATGAGGTGTGTACTGTTTCTATCCCATTTGTAGATGAAACTGAGAGACAGGAGACAGGTTAAATAACTCACCCAACTTACCACCACTAATTAAGGTAGATCTGGGAGTCAGTTTGCCTCCAGAGTCCATATTCTTAACCacgttcttattttttttctaatacacATTAAAATATACTACTATTGTAAAAAGTTTACCCTGTGTTTCCTAAAATTATCTCTTTGGGAAACACTATTGAGCTTGCCAACTCTTGCTCTGCAGACGAATTTCACAGTTTCAACC includes:
- the ERICH2 gene encoding glutamate-rich protein 2 isoform X6, whose protein sequence is MSKNVVIAEREKNNEHCPEDIDDKLSESTDDDGEDTSDEDKEEDSNPNKDTHAPLELMTEFLRAEMGHDYHLAKKLCQMILIYEPENPEAKEFFSLIEEMLLMEKAQNLEEEDDESEDDNSESEGGSTEDPSEESSDECEDG
- the ERICH2 gene encoding glutamate-rich protein 2 isoform X5, giving the protein MFDPKGEMSKNVVIAEREKNNEHCPEDIDDKLSESTDDDGEDTSDEDKEEDSNPNKDTHAPLELMTEFLRAEMGHDYHLAKKLCQMILIYEPENPEAKEFFSLIEEMLLMEKAQNLEEEDDESEDDNSESEGGSTEDPSEESSDECEDG